A single genomic interval of Daucus carota subsp. sativus chromosome 1, DH1 v3.0, whole genome shotgun sequence harbors:
- the LOC108203995 gene encoding uncharacterized protein LOC108203995, with translation MIVEKLPGEITTYYSVDTAEDYPGSERDQRAAFPPEYLHSINIPGMPPHDLKLKVGVVVMLMRNLNQTLGLCNGTKMMVTKCLKLCVECEVISGHYKGTKHFIPRTELSPSETTLPFKICRKQMPLQICYAMTINKSQGQSLQKVALFLPKGVFTHGQLYVALSRVTSPQGLKLFIDDDAGNNTNITQNVVFKEVFYNLPLSD, from the coding sequence ATGATTGTGGAAAAGCTACCAGGTGAAATAACCACTTATTATAGTGTTGACACTGCCGAGGATTACCCTGGGAGTGAAAGGGATCAAAGGGCAGCATTCCCACCAGAATATTTGCATTCTATCAACATTCCCGGTATGCCTCCGCATGATTTAAAGCTCAAAGTAGGTGTTGTGGTAATGTTGATGCGTAACTTAAATCAAACATTGGGTTTATGTAATGGGACCAAAATGATGGTTACAAAATGCCTTAAACTCTGTGTTGAATGTGAAGTGATATCTGGGCATTACAAAGGAACCAAGCATTTTATTCCCAGGACGGAGTTGTCGCCTTCGGAAACTACATTGCCTTTTAAGATTTGTAGGAAACAAATGCCACTTCAGATCTGCTATGCCATGACAATTAACAAATCACAAGGACAGTCCCTTCAGAAAGTTGCATTGTTCCTACCAAAAGGAGTTTTCACACACGGCCAGTTGTACGTTGCTCTTAGTCGTGTCACTTCGCCACAGGGCCTCAAGCTTTTTATAGATGATGATGCTGGAAACAATACCAACATAACTCAAAATGTGGTTTTCAAGGAAGTTTTTTATAATCTTCCTCTATCAGATTGA
- the LOC108203994 gene encoding uncharacterized protein LOC108203994 — protein sequence MKYNLFFDGRYICGYEAAYRIFGFNIHYRSLAVERLSFHLEGNKYCTFRSNEPIEKIAEREEEKYTQLEAYFFLNETDANARQFLYDEIPQHYVWNDADRLWTPRKRGKKIGRLAYTHHSSGELWYLRLLLTKVRVATSFNALKTVKGKLHDTYQEACKEYGLLDDDNEWDEVLQECVESEIHTLLKSIGKSLKDYSQMPQPPSTYLDCGINNLIIEETSYDTTEMQNEFDDLYSNCNTEQLKVFDSVMDSIDKKEGGVFFVYGSGGCGKTYLWRTLISRLRSEKKIVLPVASSGITATLMPGGRTAHTRFKIPIVLDDHSMCSISHTSDIAELIKRTELIIWDEAPMQHRYSFECLDRSLKDIMKAVDPKRFNLPFGGITVVFGGDFRQILPVIPRSGHGEVVASCITNSKIWRIATVFKLVHNMRLNKGRNQEEVQALTTFAKWVLDVGDGNIPRCTQSGSEDNEDDISIPLEFCNMEYPNSVDEMIKSTYPHFMENYQNPD from the exons ATGAAATACAATCTTTTTTTTGATGGGCGCTATATATGCGGTTATGAGGCTGCTTACCGTATCTTTGGCTTCAACATACACTATAGATCATTGGCTGTGGAGAGACTGTCATTTCATCTTGAGGGCAACAAGTATTGTACATTTAGATCAAATGAGCCCATAGAAAAAATTGCTGAAAGAGAGGAAGAAAAGTATACCCAACTGGAAGCATACTTTTTTCTCAATGAAACAGATGCAAATGCAAGACAGTTTCTTTACGACGAAATACCCCAGCACTATGTGTGGAATGATGCTGATAGATTGTGGACACCACGTAAGAGAGGGAAGAAAATTGGTAGACTGGCGTATACACATCACTCCAGTGGTGAATTGTGGTATCTTCGTCTACTTTTGACCAAAGTACGCGTTGCAACATCTTTCAATGCATTGAAAACAGTCAAAGGTAAATTGCATGATACCTACCAAGAGGCATGTAAGGAGTATGGCCTACTTGATGATGATAATGAATGGGACGAAGTTCTTCAAGAATGTGTAGAGTCAG AGATTCACACTCTACTTAAAAGCATTGGGAAATCTCTTAAAGATTACAGCCAGATGCCTCAACCACCTTCCACCTATCTCGATTGtggtataaataatttaatcatcGAAGAAACAAGTTACGACACTACTGAAATGCAGAATGAATTTGATGATCTCTATTCTAATTGTAATACAGAACAACTAAAAGTATTTGATTCGGTGATGGATTCAATAGATAAAAAAGAAGGAGGCGTGTTTTTTGTATATGGCAGCGGTGGGTGTGGAAAGACATACCTATGGCGAACTCTGATTTCAAGATTAAGGTCTGAAAAGAAGATTGTACTTCCTGTTGCTTCTTCAGGTATTACGGCTACTCTGATGCCGGGTGGACGTACCGCACACACAAGATTTAAAATCCCTATCGTTCTAGATGACCATTCAATGTGTTCAATCTCTCATACCTCTGACATAGCCGAATTGATCAAGAGGACTGAGCTCATTATTTGGGACGAGGCACCCATGCAACACCGATACTCTTTTGAATGCTTAGACCGTTCTTTGAAAGATATCATGAAAGCAGTAGATCCAAAAAGGTTTAACTTGCCTTTTGGTGGGATTACAGTTGTTTTTGGCGGCGATTTTCGCCAAATACTCCCGGTAATACCAAGATCAGGGCATGGTGAAGTTGTGGCTTCATGTATCACCAATTCAAAGATTTGGAGGATAGCTACTGTTTTCAAGTTGGTGCATAATATGCGATTGAACAAAGGAAGAAATCAGGAAGAGGTACAAGCATTAACAACTTTTGCAAAATGGGTTCTTGATGTTGGAGATGGTAATATTCCAAGATGTACACAATCAGGTTCTGAGGACAACGAAGATGATATAAGCATTCCTCTGGAGTTCTGTAACATGGAATATCCAAATAGTGTGGATGAGATGATTAAAAGTACATACCCTCATTTCATGGAGAATTATCAGAATCCTGATTAG